From Streptomyces sp. NBC_01460, a single genomic window includes:
- a CDS encoding ATP-binding cassette domain-containing protein: MGSPHGAALSAEDFGLKGPRGWAFRGVGFTAPPGSLVAVEGPSGSGRTCLLLALTGRMRSTQGHAEVGGERLPGRLAAVRRFSALGPVPGVSELDPSFTVAEHLRERALLRRRFDGSPRSLLRPRAERAAAARATVNGALEAAGLDVAALPKAERTSVRDLERLEALRLSVALALMGRPRLLAVDDTDLKLSVTDRALAWELLRGLAADGTTVLAVCSEAPEDALTVRTRPAADAEPAREEPAREEPAREEPAEEEPGQEEPADEDDEPAAETSEGDTTTGNGKGTADAIAEAGRA, translated from the coding sequence GTGGGCAGCCCGCACGGGGCGGCGCTGAGCGCCGAGGACTTCGGACTGAAGGGACCGCGTGGCTGGGCCTTCCGGGGCGTGGGGTTCACCGCCCCTCCCGGATCGCTCGTCGCGGTCGAGGGCCCCTCCGGCTCGGGCCGCACCTGTCTGCTCCTCGCGCTCACCGGCCGGATGCGCTCCACCCAGGGCCACGCCGAGGTGGGGGGCGAGCGCCTGCCCGGCCGTCTCGCCGCCGTACGCCGCTTCAGCGCGCTGGGACCGGTCCCCGGGGTCAGCGAGCTGGACCCCTCCTTCACCGTCGCCGAACACCTGCGGGAACGGGCCCTGCTGCGGCGCCGCTTCGACGGCTCGCCGCGCTCCCTGCTGCGCCCCCGCGCCGAACGGGCTGCCGCGGCACGGGCGACGGTAAACGGCGCTCTGGAGGCCGCGGGCCTGGACGTCGCGGCCCTGCCCAAGGCGGAACGGACCTCCGTGCGGGACCTGGAGCGGCTGGAGGCCCTCCGCCTCTCCGTAGCCCTCGCCCTGATGGGCCGTCCGCGGCTCCTCGCCGTCGACGACACCGACCTCAAGCTCTCCGTCACGGACCGGGCCCTGGCCTGGGAGCTGCTGCGCGGCCTCGCGGCGGACGGGACCACGGTGCTGGCCGTGTGCAGCGAGGCCCCCGAGGACGCGCTCACCGTACGGACCCGCCCGGCGGCCGACGCCGAACCGGCCCGGGAAGAACCGGCCCGGGAAGAACCGGCCCGGGAAGAACCGGCCGAGGAAGAACCGGGCCAGGAGGAACCGGCCGACGAGGACGACGAACCCGCCGCGGAGACATCCGAGGGCGACACGACCACCGGGAACGGGAAGGGGACGGCCGATGCGATCGCCGAAGCTGGCCGCGCTTGA